From Pseudomonas sp. CCI4.2, one genomic window encodes:
- the ligB gene encoding NAD-dependent DNA ligase LigB, which produces MLRLFAGCLLTLTCLTANATPCPDWAATKAENEISTLQQQIRQWDDSYHRLGVSLVPDELYDQSQARLARWRTCFTLASTSDHDPLKTAGGPTTHPIPHTGLNKLPTESAVQSWLMNRKDVWIQPKVDGVAVTLIYEKGELKQAISRGNGLKGQDWTQHARLMPAIPNHLPIPKDVVLQGELYWRLHDHVQAKAGSLNARSKVAGLMARTTIKDAEAQNVGLFVWDWPNGPASLPDRLAGLTAMGLGDSAAFSQPLNNFDQAKAWREHWYRTALPFASDGVVMRQSHRPPAQRWQAKAPYWIAAWKYPYAQALAQVRKVNFTIGRSGRITPVLDLEPVKLDDRQIKRISIGSLQRWKQMDIRPGDQISISLAGLTIPRLDSVVSRNTDRAALNVPLAADYHPLSCWQPTLGCESQFQARLAWLSGKNGLALTGVGPGTWNSLLAAKRIDGLLDWMTLDATELVNIPGFGERSSAKLLASLQSARQQPFHRWLKALGLPPTASVDLGNQWSQLATRTTDQWQAEPGIGPGRAAQLTAFFNDPHVQALSEQLRNHGIDGF; this is translated from the coding sequence ATGCTGCGTTTATTTGCCGGCTGCCTGCTCACCCTCACCTGCCTGACCGCCAACGCCACTCCTTGCCCGGACTGGGCCGCCACCAAAGCCGAAAACGAGATTTCCACCCTGCAGCAACAGATTCGCCAGTGGGACGACAGCTATCACCGCCTTGGCGTTTCGTTGGTACCCGATGAACTTTACGACCAATCTCAAGCACGCCTGGCTCGGTGGCGAACGTGCTTTACCCTCGCGTCCACCTCCGATCACGATCCGCTTAAAACCGCAGGCGGACCGACCACGCACCCGATCCCGCACACAGGCCTGAATAAGCTGCCCACCGAAAGCGCCGTGCAAAGCTGGCTGATGAACCGCAAGGATGTGTGGATTCAGCCAAAAGTCGACGGTGTGGCGGTCACGCTGATCTATGAGAAAGGCGAACTCAAGCAAGCGATCAGTCGCGGCAATGGACTCAAGGGGCAGGACTGGACCCAACACGCACGGCTGATGCCTGCAATACCAAACCATCTACCGATTCCGAAAGACGTAGTGCTGCAAGGCGAGTTGTACTGGCGTTTGCACGATCATGTGCAAGCCAAGGCTGGCAGCCTGAATGCGCGAAGCAAAGTCGCCGGGCTGATGGCGCGCACCACCATCAAGGACGCAGAAGCGCAGAATGTGGGCCTGTTCGTTTGGGATTGGCCAAACGGCCCCGCGTCGTTGCCCGACCGATTGGCCGGACTAACCGCCATGGGTTTGGGCGACAGTGCAGCCTTTAGCCAGCCGCTGAACAATTTTGACCAAGCAAAAGCCTGGCGCGAGCATTGGTACCGCACGGCACTGCCGTTCGCCAGCGATGGTGTAGTGATGCGCCAAAGTCATCGGCCACCCGCACAACGCTGGCAGGCCAAGGCGCCTTACTGGATCGCAGCCTGGAAATATCCCTATGCTCAAGCCTTGGCGCAAGTGCGTAAGGTTAATTTCACTATCGGACGAAGCGGTCGAATTACCCCCGTGCTGGACCTCGAACCCGTCAAGCTGGACGACCGACAGATCAAACGCATCAGCATCGGCTCACTGCAACGCTGGAAGCAAATGGACATACGCCCCGGCGATCAAATCTCGATCAGCCTCGCGGGATTAACCATTCCGCGCCTGGACAGCGTGGTCTCACGCAACACTGATCGTGCAGCACTTAACGTTCCCCTGGCGGCCGACTATCACCCCCTGAGTTGCTGGCAGCCAACCCTCGGCTGTGAAAGCCAGTTTCAAGCCCGATTGGCCTGGCTTAGCGGCAAGAACGGGTTGGCACTTACTGGTGTTGGCCCTGGGACCTGGAACTCGCTGCTCGCCGCCAAACGAATCGATGGCTTGCTCGACTGGATGACACTTGATGCGACAGAGCTTGTTAACATTCCCGGCTTTGGTGAGCGCAGCAGCGCTAAACTGCTCGCCAGTCTTCAGAGTGCCCGGCAACAGCCGTTTCATCGCTGGCTCAAAGCACTCGGTCTACCGCCCACCGCCAGCGTTGATCTCGGCAACCAATGGAGCCAGTTGGCGACGAGAACCACTGACCAATGGCAAGCTGAGCCAGGCATCGGTCCGGGGCGGGCTGCGCAGCTCACTGCTTTTTTCAACGACCCGCACGTCCAGGCATTGAGTGAACAATTGCGAAATCATGGGATTGACGGCTTTTAG
- the nudE gene encoding ADP compounds hydrolase NudE codes for MRQKPTVLAREIVASSRLFCVEELQLRFSNGVERTYERLVSRGPGYGAVMIVAMLDSDHAVLIEEYCGGIDEYELSLPKGLIEPGEDILAAANRELKEEAGYGARQLEHLTELSLSPGYMSQKIQVVLATDLYEESLPGDEPEPMRVDRVNLRELSSLIQHPQFSEGRALAALYLVRDLLTQRGDFQP; via the coding sequence ATGCGCCAGAAACCCACCGTCCTCGCCCGCGAAATCGTCGCCAGTAGCCGTTTGTTCTGCGTTGAAGAGCTGCAACTGCGCTTTTCCAACGGGGTCGAGCGCACTTACGAGCGTCTGGTTAGCCGGGGCCCCGGATATGGCGCCGTGATGATCGTTGCGATGCTCGATTCCGACCACGCGGTGTTGATCGAGGAGTACTGCGGCGGGATCGACGAATACGAGCTTTCCCTGCCTAAAGGTCTGATCGAACCGGGTGAAGACATTTTGGCTGCCGCCAATCGCGAGCTAAAGGAAGAGGCGGGCTATGGCGCTCGCCAGCTTGAGCACTTGACCGAGCTGTCGTTGTCGCCCGGCTATATGAGTCAGAAAATTCAAGTGGTATTGGCCACTGACCTTTATGAAGAATCCTTGCCGGGAGACGAACCCGAGCCGATGCGGGTTGATCGCGTCAACTTGCGCGAGCTGTCCAGCTTGATCCAACACCCGCAATTCAGCGAAGGACGTGCCTTGGCCGCGCTGTACCTGGTGCGGGACTTGTTGACCCAGCGCGGGGACTTTCAGCCGTGA
- a CDS encoding MFS transporter → MPLALLALAVAAFGIGTTEFVIMGLLPDVAGDLHVSIPRAGLLITGYALGVVFGGPILAVATANMPRKATLLGMTLMFILGNILCALAPTYAALMAARVITALCHGAFFGIGSVVAAGLVAPNKRAQAIALMFTGLTLANVLGVPLGTALGQYAGWRSTFWAVSAIGMVAVVAQMIWLPNHIAMEETNLAIEFRVLGKPTVLLALAMSVLASTSLFSVFTYIAPILHDVTGVGPRGVTLMLLLFGLGLTGGSMLGGKLADSRLLPSLVGMSVAVVLVVALFSQTAHSVIPAAITLLIWGVVAFALCPILQLLIIDQASDAPNLGSTLNQSAFNLGNAAGAWVGGLVVGSGSNLADLPWTGAALAVLTVLTALFYIYLQRRHAQAVGV, encoded by the coding sequence ATGCCACTCGCCTTGCTTGCACTGGCCGTTGCCGCATTCGGCATTGGCACCACTGAATTTGTGATCATGGGATTGCTGCCCGATGTCGCCGGCGACCTGCACGTCAGCATTCCCCGCGCTGGATTGCTGATCACCGGCTACGCGCTTGGCGTGGTGTTTGGCGGGCCGATCCTTGCGGTCGCTACTGCCAACATGCCGCGCAAAGCCACCTTGCTCGGCATGACGCTGATGTTCATCCTCGGCAATATTTTGTGTGCGCTGGCGCCGACCTACGCTGCGCTAATGGCTGCGCGGGTCATTACCGCCTTGTGCCACGGTGCCTTTTTCGGCATCGGCTCGGTAGTGGCCGCCGGCTTGGTCGCGCCGAACAAACGGGCGCAGGCCATTGCGCTGATGTTCACCGGCTTGACCTTGGCTAACGTCTTGGGCGTACCGCTGGGCACGGCACTTGGTCAATACGCGGGCTGGCGATCAACGTTTTGGGCGGTCTCGGCGATTGGCATGGTGGCGGTCGTGGCGCAGATGATCTGGCTGCCGAACCACATCGCCATGGAAGAAACCAACCTAGCCATCGAGTTTCGCGTCCTGGGCAAACCCACTGTGTTGCTGGCATTGGCGATGAGCGTGCTGGCGTCGACCAGTCTGTTCAGCGTTTTCACTTATATCGCGCCGATTCTGCACGACGTGACCGGTGTCGGCCCCCGCGGCGTGACCCTCATGCTGCTGCTGTTTGGATTGGGGCTGACCGGCGGTAGCATGCTCGGCGGCAAGCTGGCTGATAGCCGTTTGTTGCCCTCGCTGGTGGGAATGTCAGTGGCGGTAGTGTTGGTCGTGGCGCTGTTCAGCCAGACCGCGCATTCGGTGATTCCGGCCGCGATCACTCTATTGATATGGGGTGTGGTAGCGTTCGCGCTGTGTCCGATCTTGCAGCTGCTGATTATCGATCAGGCCAGTGACGCCCCGAACTTGGGGTCGACGCTCAACCAAAGTGCTTTTAACCTCGGCAATGCGGCGGGCGCCTGGGTCGGCGGCCTGGTGGTCGGCAGCGGCTCGAACCTGGCCGACTTGCCGTGGACCGGCGCTGCCCTCGCCGTACTGACCGTGCTGACCGCGCTGTTCTACATCTACCTGCAACGGCGTCATGCCCAGGCGGTGGGTGTTTGA
- the metK gene encoding methionine adenosyltransferase: protein MSEYSLFTSESVSEGHPDKIADQISDAVLDAIIAEDKFARVACETLVKTGVAIIAGEVTTSAWVDLEDIVRNVILDIGYNSSDVGFDGATCGVMNIIGKQSPDINQGVDRAKPEDQGAGDQGLMFGYASNETDELMPAPIAFSHQLVKRQAEARKSGLLPWLRPDAKSQVTCRYENGIVVGIDAVVLSTQHNPEVSYADLREGVMELIVKHALPAHLLHKDTQYHINPTGQFIIGGPVGDCGLTGRKIIVDSYGGMARHGGGAFSGKDPSKVDRSAAYAGRYVAKNIVAGGLAERCEIQVSYAIGVAQPTSISLNTFGTGKISDDKIVKLVREHFDLRPYAITTMLDLLHPMYQETAAYGHFGRTPETKTVGNDTFTTFTWEKTDRADALRAAAGL, encoded by the coding sequence ATGAGCGAATACTCCCTTTTCACCTCCGAATCCGTGTCTGAAGGGCATCCGGACAAAATTGCTGACCAGATCTCCGATGCGGTTCTGGACGCCATTATTGCCGAAGACAAGTTTGCCCGCGTGGCCTGCGAGACACTGGTGAAAACCGGCGTAGCGATCATTGCTGGTGAAGTGACCACTTCTGCTTGGGTCGACCTCGAAGACATCGTCCGCAACGTGATTCTCGATATCGGCTATAACAGCTCCGATGTCGGCTTCGACGGCGCGACGTGCGGCGTGATGAACATCATTGGCAAGCAGTCTCCTGACATCAACCAAGGCGTTGACCGTGCCAAGCCAGAAGATCAGGGCGCTGGCGACCAGGGCCTGATGTTTGGCTATGCCAGCAACGAAACCGACGAGCTGATGCCTGCGCCCATCGCGTTTTCGCACCAATTGGTCAAGCGCCAGGCCGAAGCCCGTAAATCTGGCCTACTGCCTTGGCTGCGCCCGGACGCCAAATCCCAGGTTACCTGCCGCTATGAAAACGGCATCGTGGTCGGGATTGACGCGGTAGTACTGTCGACTCAGCACAACCCAGAAGTGTCCTACGCCGATCTGCGCGAAGGCGTGATGGAACTGATCGTCAAGCACGCGCTGCCTGCTCACCTGCTACACAAAGACACCCAGTACCACATCAACCCGACTGGCCAGTTCATCATTGGCGGACCAGTGGGTGACTGCGGTCTGACCGGTCGCAAGATCATCGTCGACAGCTACGGCGGCATGGCCCGTCACGGCGGCGGCGCATTCTCCGGTAAGGACCCATCCAAGGTTGACCGTTCGGCAGCCTATGCGGGCCGTTATGTAGCGAAGAATATCGTTGCGGGTGGTTTGGCCGAGCGTTGCGAGATTCAGGTTTCCTACGCCATTGGTGTTGCTCAACCGACGTCGATCTCGTTGAACACCTTCGGCACCGGCAAGATCAGCGACGACAAGATCGTTAAACTGGTCCGCGAGCATTTCGACCTGCGCCCTTACGCGATCACCACCATGCTCGACCTGCTGCACCCGATGTATCAGGAAACCGCAGCGTACGGCCACTTTGGTCGCACGCCGGAAACCAAAACCGTGGGCAACGACACGTTCACCACGTTCACTTGGGAAAAAACCGACCGCGCTGACGCCCTGCGCGCGGCTGCCGGTTTGTAA
- a CDS encoding DUF1090 domain-containing protein: protein MKRLSPLLLFAACSLLAVPVLAADAPPLNGCAAKRQAISTQIEQAKANGNSAQQAGLEKALSEATANCTDASLLKQLETRVLDAKHEVARRQSDLDRAMSKGDPDKINTRKDKLAQARQELKDAHAELEKIEPDDD, encoded by the coding sequence ATGAAACGCTTGTCACCGCTGCTCCTATTCGCCGCGTGCAGCTTGTTGGCTGTGCCCGTATTGGCCGCCGACGCGCCGCCACTGAACGGTTGCGCCGCCAAGCGTCAGGCCATCAGTACTCAGATTGAACAGGCCAAAGCCAACGGCAATAGCGCTCAGCAAGCCGGGCTGGAAAAAGCATTAAGCGAAGCTACCGCTAACTGCACCGACGCCTCGCTTCTCAAACAGCTTGAAACAAGAGTGTTGGACGCCAAACACGAAGTGGCCCGTCGTCAGTCAGATTTGGACCGTGCGATGAGCAAGGGCGACCCGGACAAAATCAATACACGCAAAGACAAGCTCGCCCAAGCCCGCCAGGAATTGAAGGACGCCCATGCGGAGCTGGAGAAGATTGAGCCGGATGACGATTGA
- a CDS encoding DMT family transporter, whose translation MLATALVLIAAVLHATWNTLIKFSGERLLVIASMDAVGLVFAVLMVAFVTPPPLEVWPWLLASAAFELVYRALLIRAYRVGDLGLVYPLMRGLSPLVVLGLTLLFAGEQLSAQQILGILLIPCGMVCLLWHGGGGERLPWSMLPVVGLIGLCIGCYTWIDGQALKRGAGALDYLVWLTLISAWPFPVLAVCNKRSAFTAFWREQWRLGLSVGLCVLFSYALVLWAMQIGSVAEAAALREVSVVLVVLLGMRYLKEPFGRPRLIACGLVLSGMLLMKLKL comes from the coding sequence GTGCTGGCAACGGCTCTAGTGTTAATTGCGGCAGTGCTGCATGCCACCTGGAATACCTTGATCAAGTTCAGCGGCGAGCGCCTTCTGGTCATCGCCAGCATGGACGCTGTGGGGCTGGTGTTCGCTGTGTTGATGGTGGCTTTTGTTACCCCACCCCCCCTTGAGGTCTGGCCGTGGCTGCTGGCCTCAGCGGCGTTCGAGCTGGTTTATCGGGCTCTGTTAATCAGGGCGTACCGGGTCGGAGATTTGGGCTTGGTCTATCCGTTGATGCGCGGGCTGTCGCCGTTGGTGGTGTTGGGGTTAACGCTGCTCTTTGCGGGGGAGCAACTGAGCGCCCAACAAATCCTCGGCATCTTGCTGATTCCGTGCGGCATGGTTTGCTTGCTGTGGCACGGTGGCGGTGGCGAACGGTTGCCTTGGTCGATGCTGCCGGTGGTTGGCTTGATTGGTCTGTGCATCGGTTGCTACACCTGGATCGATGGCCAAGCACTCAAGCGCGGCGCCGGTGCGCTGGATTATCTGGTGTGGTTGACGTTGATCAGTGCTTGGCCTTTTCCAGTGCTGGCGGTGTGCAACAAGCGCTCTGCGTTTACTGCGTTTTGGCGTGAGCAATGGCGGTTGGGGTTAAGCGTCGGGTTGTGCGTGTTGTTCAGTTACGCCCTGGTGCTATGGGCCATGCAAATTGGTTCGGTGGCGGAGGCGGCAGCCCTGCGCGAAGTCAGCGTGGTGTTGGTGGTGCTGTTAGGCATGCGTTACCTGAAAGAACCTTTTGGTCGGCCCCGACTCATAGCCTGTGGGCTAGTGTTGTCTGGGATGCTTTTAATGAAATTAAAACTATAA
- a CDS encoding metalloregulator ArsR/SmtB family transcription factor translates to MNLRVPAIRHEYSDDLAALCKAGGDPLRLNVLRALANDSFGVLELAQIFAIGQSGMSHHLKVLSQAELVATRREGNAIYYRRALPHIGLPGGRLHAALLDEADDLTLPGEVQARISLVHRQRAAASQDFFARVAEKFRAQQDLIAGLPQYRDSLLSLLDKLSFGSDATAVEVGPGDGGFLPELARRFRHVTALDNSPAMLELARQVCEREALGNVELQLADALGNADVRADCVVLNMVLHHFAAPAEALKQLAHLVKPGGSLLVTELCSHNQSWAKEACGDLWLGFEQDDLARWAIAAGLVPGESLYVGLRNGFQIQVRHFQRPTGNTHNRYNSGNPSR, encoded by the coding sequence ATGAACTTACGCGTGCCTGCCATTCGCCATGAATACAGTGACGACCTGGCCGCCTTGTGCAAAGCCGGGGGCGATCCGCTGCGACTCAATGTGCTGCGAGCCCTGGCCAACGATTCATTCGGTGTTCTGGAGCTGGCGCAAATTTTTGCCATCGGCCAATCCGGCATGAGCCACCATTTAAAGGTGCTGTCTCAAGCGGAGCTGGTGGCCACGCGCCGCGAAGGCAATGCGATTTACTACCGCCGCGCCCTGCCCCACATCGGTCTCCCGGGCGGCAGGTTGCACGCGGCGTTGCTCGACGAAGCTGACGATTTGACCTTGCCGGGCGAAGTCCAGGCGCGTATCAGTTTGGTGCACCGACAACGCGCCGCCGCCAGTCAGGATTTCTTTGCCCGGGTCGCAGAAAAGTTTCGCGCCCAGCAGGACTTGATTGCCGGCTTGCCTCAGTACCGCGACAGCCTGTTGTCTCTGTTGGACAAACTCAGCTTTGGCAGCGATGCCACCGCGGTTGAAGTCGGTCCCGGTGACGGCGGATTCTTGCCCGAGCTGGCGCGGCGTTTTCGCCATGTCACCGCACTGGATAACAGTCCGGCGATGCTGGAGCTGGCCCGTCAAGTGTGCGAGCGCGAGGCACTGGGCAATGTCGAGTTACAGCTGGCCGACGCCTTGGGCAACGCCGATGTTCGCGCCGATTGCGTGGTACTGAATATGGTACTTCACCATTTCGCCGCGCCAGCCGAAGCCCTTAAACAATTGGCCCATCTGGTGAAACCAGGCGGTAGCTTGTTAGTGACAGAGTTGTGTAGCCACAACCAGAGTTGGGCCAAGGAGGCCTGCGGCGATCTCTGGTTGGGCTTTGAACAGGATGATCTGGCCCGTTGGGCCATCGCTGCGGGACTGGTTCCCGGGGAAAGCCTCTATGTAGGCCTACGTAATGGTTTCCAGATTCAGGTTCGCCACTTTCAGCGACCGACTGGAAACACTCACAATCGGTACAATTCAGGAAATCCGTCGAGATGA
- the yrfG gene encoding GMP/IMP nucleotidase, which produces MPSLPWRDIDTVLLDMDGTLLDLHYDNHFWMEHLPQRYADLHGVSRAMAELEIQPLFEKNAGTLNWYCLDFWSAELKLSLRDLKLETADLISLRPDAETFLAAIKAAGKRVIMITNAHRDSLSLKMERVQLAPYFERMISSHDYGFPKENPQFWAALHADIDFEPSRSLFIDDTLPILRSAQRFGIAHLLAVSEPDSHKGPKDTEEFSAVGDYRELIVGL; this is translated from the coding sequence ATGCCTTCTTTACCCTGGCGCGACATTGATACCGTTCTGCTCGATATGGATGGCACCTTGCTCGACTTGCATTACGACAACCATTTCTGGATGGAACACTTGCCACAGCGCTATGCCGACCTGCATGGGGTCAGCCGAGCCATGGCCGAACTGGAAATACAGCCGCTGTTCGAAAAGAATGCCGGTACGCTGAATTGGTACTGCCTGGACTTCTGGAGCGCCGAGCTGAAGCTGTCGCTGCGAGACCTGAAGCTGGAAACCGCCGACTTGATTTCCCTGCGCCCTGACGCTGAAACCTTTCTGGCCGCGATCAAAGCTGCGGGCAAACGGGTGATCATGATCACCAATGCGCACCGCGATTCGCTGTCATTAAAGATGGAGCGCGTCCAGCTAGCGCCCTACTTCGAACGCATGATCAGCTCCCATGATTATGGTTTCCCCAAAGAGAACCCGCAGTTCTGGGCCGCGCTACACGCCGACATAGACTTCGAGCCAAGCCGCAGCCTGTTTATCGACGATACCCTGCCGATTCTGCGCAGCGCTCAGCGATTCGGCATTGCCCACCTACTGGCCGTCAGCGAGCCCGACAGCCATAAAGGTCCGAAGGACACCGAAGAATTTTCCGCCGTCGGGGATTACCGGGAATTGATCGTCGGGCTTTGA
- a CDS encoding cytochrome c, with product MTLKRLSVVLLACLTLSACGGVDPNSPLGQRKAIFKQMLKTSENLSGMLKGRVVFDGQLFTDGAIKLDSLSHEPWKHFPSVKEESSHSSAKNDVWEKQARFQQLARSLESATGELVIATNAKPFSASNLNPAVQKVQDACEACHKEFRDH from the coding sequence ATAACCTTGAAAAGACTTTCCGTAGTATTGCTGGCCTGCCTGACATTGAGCGCTTGCGGTGGTGTTGATCCGAACTCACCGTTGGGCCAGCGCAAGGCGATCTTCAAACAGATGTTGAAGACCAGCGAAAACCTGAGTGGCATGCTCAAAGGACGCGTCGTATTTGATGGTCAGCTGTTCACCGACGGCGCGATCAAGCTCGACAGTCTGTCCCATGAGCCATGGAAGCATTTCCCTTCGGTCAAGGAAGAGTCGTCGCACAGCAGCGCCAAGAATGACGTTTGGGAGAAACAGGCACGCTTTCAACAATTGGCTCGCTCGCTTGAATCAGCAACCGGTGAGTTGGTAATCGCCACCAATGCCAAGCCCTTCAGCGCCAGCAACCTCAATCCTGCGGTGCAGAAAGTGCAGGACGCCTGCGAGGCGTGCCATAAAGAGTTTCGCGATCACTAA
- a CDS encoding MAPEG family protein: protein MTVAFWCVFIAIFLPYLCTGVAKFSGGQFGARQNHDPRAFLENLQGFAKRADSAQRNSFEVTPAFAAAVIISQYVGHAQMVTINVLAVLFITSRLLYIICYLADWAPLRSLFWAIGMGIVAALFFISA from the coding sequence ATGACCGTTGCTTTCTGGTGCGTATTTATCGCGATATTCCTGCCGTATTTATGCACAGGCGTCGCCAAATTCAGCGGCGGCCAATTTGGCGCTCGGCAGAACCACGACCCGCGCGCATTTTTAGAGAACTTACAAGGTTTCGCCAAGCGTGCGGATTCTGCGCAACGAAACAGCTTTGAAGTTACGCCAGCGTTTGCGGCAGCAGTGATCATTTCGCAGTACGTCGGGCACGCGCAGATGGTGACGATCAATGTGCTGGCGGTGTTATTCATCACCAGTCGTCTGCTGTACATCATTTGTTATCTGGCTGATTGGGCGCCCTTGCGGTCATTGTTCTGGGCCATCGGCATGGGAATCGTTGCTGCGCTTTTCTTTATTTCAGCCTAA
- the cysQ gene encoding 3'(2'),5'-bisphosphate nucleotidase CysQ — translation MTNVFSNLPHPLLAPVIEMVRRAGEVILPHWRADVAVVTKADESPVTAADLAAHHLLVAGLQALAPDIHVLSEEDADIPLSERATWERWWLVDPLDGTKEFISGSEEFTVNIALIERGRVVFGVVSMPTNNRCYFGGAGLGAWRSDDEHHLMPIKVREVLAADEAFTVVASRRHTSPEQERLLAGLSQSLGELQLTNIGSSLKFCLLAEGAADCYPRLAPTSQWDTAAAQGVLEGAGGEVLDLSGEVFSYPPRESLLNPFFLALPAKAAWRGKLLELAKQNL, via the coding sequence GTGACTAACGTGTTTTCTAACTTGCCCCATCCGTTGTTGGCGCCCGTTATAGAGATGGTGCGACGTGCCGGTGAAGTGATCCTGCCGCATTGGCGCGCGGACGTTGCAGTGGTCACCAAAGCTGATGAGTCACCGGTGACGGCGGCGGATTTGGCCGCTCATCACCTATTGGTCGCTGGCTTGCAGGCATTGGCGCCGGACATCCATGTGTTGTCCGAAGAAGACGCCGACATTCCTTTGAGCGAGCGTGCCACCTGGGAGCGTTGGTGGCTGGTCGATCCGTTGGATGGGACCAAGGAATTCATTTCTGGCAGCGAAGAGTTCACGGTCAATATCGCCCTGATTGAACGCGGCCGTGTGGTGTTTGGCGTAGTGTCGATGCCCACCAATAACCGCTGCTATTTTGGCGGTGCGGGTTTGGGAGCATGGCGCAGTGATGATGAACACCATCTGATGCCGATCAAGGTGCGTGAGGTACTGGCGGCAGACGAAGCGTTCACCGTTGTCGCCAGCCGTCGCCATACCAGCCCGGAGCAGGAGCGTTTGTTGGCCGGGTTGTCGCAAAGCCTGGGCGAGTTGCAACTGACGAATATCGGCAGCTCGTTGAAGTTTTGTTTGTTGGCCGAAGGCGCCGCCGATTGCTACCCGCGACTGGCGCCCACCTCGCAATGGGACACTGCGGCCGCTCAAGGGGTGCTTGAAGGCGCGGGCGGCGAAGTGCTCGACCTGTCCGGTGAAGTGTTCAGCTACCCGCCACGTGAATCGCTGCTGAACCCGTTTTTTCTGGCCTTGCCTGCTAAAGCAGCATGGCGCGGGAAACTGTTGGAGCTGGCCAAACAAAATCTGTAG
- the lysM gene encoding peptidoglycan-binding protein LysM yields MSIFSFLKEAGEKILDAVTPGNANADEVLKKHIADVGLGNPNIQTTVDGSTVTATGEAASQEEKEKILVTLGNIQGVEKVDDQMTLAAGAAPTTASRFETVQKGDTLSAISKRVYGDANKYQKIFDANKPMLKDVNKIYPGQSLRIPE; encoded by the coding sequence ATGAGTATTTTTAGTTTTCTGAAAGAAGCAGGAGAAAAGATTCTTGATGCAGTAACGCCAGGCAACGCGAATGCCGATGAAGTGCTAAAAAAACATATCGCTGACGTGGGCTTGGGTAACCCCAATATCCAGACCACCGTCGATGGCAGCACGGTAACAGCAACTGGCGAGGCGGCTAGCCAAGAGGAAAAAGAGAAGATTTTGGTGACGCTGGGTAATATTCAAGGAGTAGAAAAAGTCGATGACCAGATGACCCTCGCCGCCGGAGCAGCACCTACGACAGCATCGCGCTTCGAGACCGTACAGAAAGGCGACACACTCAGTGCCATCTCGAAAAGGGTGTATGGAGATGCCAACAAGTATCAAAAGATATTCGACGCCAATAAACCCATGCTCAAAGACGTAAACAAGATTTATCCGGGGCAATCGCTACGGATTCCTGAGTAA
- a CDS encoding LysR family transcriptional regulator produces MDIKQLKFLIALDETRHFGQAAARCHITQPTLSMRLRSLEEELDLPLVNRGQRFEGFTAPGERVLAWARTVLAAYEGLQAEAAACRGHLVGTLRLGVVPLSSFDPMVLMQRLHTLHPNLRFELSSLSSEQILEQLANNQLDLGVSYLERLDSERFDSLSLAQTRMGLLYDQRHFNFGDEPLSWESLIELPLGLLTSGMHFRQSIDHNFHSRGLNPLPMLQTDAVHQLLQAVHGGFCCAIMPLEGGFETLTQHLRLQPIANAHTLARLGLLMRRSAPRSALAEACFATYQSILDAP; encoded by the coding sequence ATGGACATCAAACAGCTCAAATTCCTCATCGCCCTCGACGAGACCCGACATTTCGGCCAAGCGGCGGCACGGTGTCACATCACTCAGCCGACCCTGTCCATGCGCCTGCGTAGCTTGGAAGAAGAGCTGGACTTGCCGCTGGTCAATCGGGGGCAGCGCTTTGAAGGTTTTACCGCGCCGGGTGAACGAGTGCTCGCGTGGGCCAGAACGGTATTGGCCGCTTATGAGGGGTTACAGGCCGAAGCCGCTGCGTGCCGGGGGCATCTGGTCGGGACGCTGCGGCTGGGCGTGGTGCCGCTGTCGAGTTTCGATCCGATGGTGTTGATGCAGCGCCTGCACACCTTGCATCCAAATTTGCGCTTCGAATTGTCGTCACTCAGTTCCGAACAAATACTGGAGCAACTGGCGAACAATCAGCTCGATTTGGGCGTGTCGTACCTAGAACGACTGGACAGCGAGCGTTTTGATTCTTTGTCTCTGGCGCAAACCCGTATGGGGCTGTTGTATGACCAGCGGCATTTCAACTTTGGCGATGAACCCCTGAGCTGGGAAAGCTTGATCGAATTGCCGCTGGGCCTGTTAACCAGCGGTATGCATTTTCGTCAGTCCATTGATCACAATTTCCACAGCCGTGGCCTGAACCCATTACCGATGTTGCAAACCGACGCAGTGCACCAACTGCTGCAAGCGGTGCACGGCGGATTTTGTTGCGCGATCATGCCCCTTGAAGGCGGCTTCGAAACGCTGACCCAACACTTACGCCTACAACCGATTGCCAATGCGCACACCTTGGCGCGGCTGGGTTTGCTCATGCGCCGCAGCGCACCACGGTCAGCATTGGCCGAAGCGTGTTTTGCCACTTATCAAAGCATTCTTGATGCGCCTTGA